The Mycolicibacterium boenickei genome has a segment encoding these proteins:
- a CDS encoding cytochrome c oxidase assembly protein yields MTSAGQAAASSVRNSAVWPVLVGVGLLAGAVAAGIGALSLADALTATGLPDPGPITTYGLPFVRAAGEIAAVIAVGSFLFAAFLVAPQTNGVLDVAGYRALRLGSAASGVWTVCAALLVPLTISDVSGQPLLDHLGPVDVWSAASLVDVSAAWRWTAILAAAVTIASLPVLRWGWTPVLFAGSLLTLMPLVLTGHSSSGGAHDLATNSLFIHLVAAALWAGGLLALLAHAMRAGADGPNTALAARRFSALALWCFVAMAVSGVLNALVRIQLPDLVRTSYGWLLVAKLVALTLLGVLGWRQRRVSLTALAADPGARTPLIRLALTEAALFGVTFGIAVGLGRTPPPPEPRIPSATEVAIGYDFAGPPTVARVLFDWRFDLLFGTAAIVGAALYLAGVYRLRRRGDAWPVGRTVAWLLGCAVLLFTTSSGLGRYMPAMFSMHMIAHMLLSMLVPVLLVLGAPVTLALRALPTAGRGSPPGPREWLLAALHSKVSQFLTHPIIATVLFVAGFYGLYFGGIFDAAVSNHAAHILMNVHFLLSGYLFYWVVIGVDPTPRPVPHLVKIGMVFASLPLHAFFGVVMMGMQNVLGESFYRSLQLPWHTDLIGDQHLGGAIAWAAGEVPLVIVMLALLIQWRRSDQRTAKRLDRAADRDDDADLAAYNAMLAEMARRDRPSG; encoded by the coding sequence GGTGTGGCCCGTGCTGGTCGGGGTGGGCCTGCTGGCCGGGGCAGTGGCGGCAGGCATCGGGGCGCTGTCGCTGGCCGACGCGCTGACCGCCACGGGCCTGCCCGACCCCGGCCCGATCACCACCTACGGTCTGCCGTTCGTGCGGGCCGCGGGTGAGATCGCTGCCGTCATCGCGGTCGGGTCGTTCCTGTTCGCGGCGTTCCTGGTGGCGCCGCAGACCAATGGCGTGCTCGATGTCGCCGGCTACCGGGCGCTGCGGCTCGGCTCGGCGGCTTCGGGCGTGTGGACGGTGTGCGCGGCGCTGCTGGTACCGCTGACGATCTCCGATGTGTCCGGGCAGCCGTTGCTCGACCATCTCGGGCCGGTCGATGTGTGGTCGGCGGCCAGCTTGGTCGACGTGTCGGCTGCCTGGCGCTGGACGGCGATCCTGGCCGCGGCCGTCACCATTGCCAGCCTGCCGGTGCTGCGGTGGGGATGGACCCCGGTGCTCTTCGCCGGGTCGCTGCTGACGTTGATGCCGCTGGTGCTGACCGGGCACTCCTCGTCCGGCGGCGCCCACGATCTGGCCACCAACAGCCTGTTCATCCATCTGGTGGCCGCCGCGCTGTGGGCAGGCGGCCTGCTGGCGCTACTGGCGCACGCGATGCGGGCCGGCGCCGACGGCCCGAACACCGCATTGGCGGCACGCCGCTTCTCGGCGCTGGCGCTGTGGTGCTTCGTCGCGATGGCCGTCAGCGGCGTGCTCAACGCGCTGGTGCGGATCCAGCTGCCCGATCTGGTGCGGACCAGCTACGGCTGGTTGCTGGTGGCCAAGTTGGTCGCCCTCACCCTGCTCGGCGTACTGGGCTGGCGACAGCGCCGGGTCAGCCTGACCGCGCTGGCCGCCGATCCGGGGGCGCGCACACCGCTGATCCGGTTGGCGCTGACCGAGGCAGCGCTGTTCGGCGTCACGTTCGGTATCGCCGTCGGGTTGGGACGCACCCCACCGCCCCCGGAGCCCAGGATTCCCAGCGCCACCGAGGTTGCGATCGGCTACGACTTCGCCGGACCTCCGACCGTCGCCCGGGTGTTGTTCGACTGGCGGTTCGACCTGCTGTTCGGCACGGCGGCGATCGTGGGTGCGGCGCTCTACCTGGCCGGCGTGTACCGGCTGCGCCGCCGCGGCGACGCCTGGCCCGTGGGCCGCACGGTCGCCTGGCTGCTGGGTTGCGCGGTCTTGCTGTTCACCACCTCGTCGGGGCTCGGGCGCTACATGCCGGCGATGTTCAGCATGCACATGATCGCCCACATGCTGCTGTCCATGCTGGTGCCGGTGCTCCTGGTACTGGGCGCCCCGGTGACGCTGGCCCTGCGGGCGTTGCCCACCGCGGGCCGCGGATCGCCGCCGGGCCCGAGGGAATGGCTGCTGGCGGCGTTGCACTCCAAGGTCTCGCAGTTCCTGACCCATCCGATCATTGCGACCGTGCTGTTCGTGGCAGGGTTCTATGGCCTGTACTTCGGCGGCATCTTCGATGCAGCAGTCAGCAACCACGCCGCGCACATCCTGATGAACGTGCACTTCCTGCTCTCGGGCTACCTGTTCTACTGGGTGGTCATCGGCGTGGACCCGACCCCGAGGCCCGTTCCGCACCTGGTCAAGATCGGGATGGTGTTCGCCTCGTTGCCACTGCATGCGTTCTTCGGTGTGGTGATGATGGGCATGCAGAACGTGCTCGGCGAGAGCTTCTACCGGTCATTGCAGCTGCCGTGGCACACCGACCTGATCGGGGATCAACACCTCGGCGGTGCCATCGCCTGGGCGGCCGGAGAGGTCCCGCTGGTCATCGTGATGCTGGCGTTGTTGATCCAGTGGCGACGCAGCGACCAGCGCACCGCCAAGCGCCTGGACCGGGCCGCCGACCGCGACGACGACGCCGACCTGGCGGCCTACAACGCGATGCTGGCCGAGATGGCGCGGCGCGACCGTCCTTCCGGCTAG
- a CDS encoding single-stranded DNA-binding protein, producing the protein MFETPFTIVGNIITDPIRRRFGDQDLYKFRVASNSRRRTPDGNWEHGNSLYVTVNCWGNLATGTSASLMKGDAVIVVGQVHTNEYEDKEGVRRSSLEVRASAVGPDLSRCTAKVAPLPKPSAGPVAEPEPVDGHDGETEPDEGELPLSA; encoded by the coding sequence ATGTTCGAGACCCCGTTCACGATCGTGGGCAACATCATCACCGACCCCATCCGGCGGCGGTTCGGCGATCAGGACCTGTACAAGTTCCGGGTGGCCAGCAATTCGCGGCGCCGCACGCCGGACGGCAACTGGGAACACGGCAACTCGCTCTACGTCACGGTCAACTGCTGGGGAAATCTCGCCACCGGCACCAGCGCCTCCCTGATGAAGGGCGACGCCGTGATCGTGGTCGGGCAGGTCCACACCAATGAGTACGAGGACAAGGAAGGTGTGCGCCGGTCATCGCTCGAGGTGCGGGCCAGCGCGGTCGGGCCGGACCTGTCCCGCTGCACTGCCAAGGTCGCACCCCTGCCCAAACCGTCGGCCGGCCCGGTAGCCGAGCCCGAGCCCGTCGACGGCCACGACGGGGAAACCGAGCCCGACGAGGGTGAGCTGCCACTGTCGGCTTAG
- the ettA gene encoding energy-dependent translational throttle protein EttA, translating to MAEFIYTMRKVRKAHGDKVILDDVSLNFLPGAKIGVVGPNGAGKSSVLKIMAGIDQANNGDALLAPGASVGILMQEPHLDESKTVRENVEDGVAIKAKLNRYNEVAELMATDYSDELMEEMGHLQEELDAADAWDIDSQLEQAMDALRCPPPDEPVTHLSGGERRRVALCKLLLSKPDLLLLDEPTNHLDAESVLWLEQHLASYKGAILAVTHDRYFLDNVAEWILELDRGRAYPYEGNYSTYLEKKAERLEVQGKKDQKLQKRLKDELAWVRSGAKARQAKNKARLGRYEEMVAEAEKTRKLDFEEIQIPTPPRLGNVVVEVEHLDKGFEGRTLIKDLSFTLPRNGIVGVIGPNGVGKTTLFKTIVGLEQPDSGTVKVGETVKLSYVDQSRAGIDPKKTVWEVVSDKLDYIEVGQNEIPSRAYVSAFGFKGPDQQKPAGVLSGGERNRLNLALTLKEGGNLILLDEPTNDLDVETLSSLENALEQFPGCAVVISHDRWFLDRTCTHILAWEGDDDNEAKWFWFEGNFGAYEENKIQRLGAEAARPHRVTHRRLTRD from the coding sequence ATGGCCGAATTCATCTACACGATGCGCAAGGTTCGCAAGGCGCACGGCGACAAGGTCATCCTTGACGACGTAAGCCTGAACTTCCTGCCCGGCGCGAAGATCGGCGTCGTCGGTCCCAACGGGGCCGGTAAGTCGAGTGTGCTGAAGATCATGGCCGGCATCGATCAGGCGAACAACGGCGACGCGCTGCTGGCGCCCGGCGCCAGCGTCGGCATCCTGATGCAGGAGCCGCACCTCGACGAGAGCAAGACCGTCCGCGAGAACGTCGAGGACGGCGTGGCGATCAAGGCCAAGCTCAACCGGTACAACGAGGTCGCCGAGCTGATGGCCACCGACTACTCCGATGAGCTCATGGAAGAGATGGGCCACCTTCAGGAGGAGCTGGACGCCGCCGACGCGTGGGACATCGACTCCCAGCTCGAGCAGGCCATGGATGCGCTGCGCTGCCCGCCGCCGGACGAGCCGGTCACCCACCTGTCCGGTGGTGAGCGCCGCCGCGTCGCACTGTGCAAGCTCCTGCTGAGCAAGCCGGACCTGCTGCTGCTCGACGAGCCCACCAACCACCTCGACGCAGAGAGCGTGCTGTGGCTGGAGCAGCACCTGGCCAGCTACAAGGGCGCCATCCTGGCGGTCACGCACGACCGCTACTTCCTCGACAACGTCGCCGAGTGGATCCTCGAACTCGACCGCGGCCGGGCCTACCCCTACGAGGGCAACTACTCGACCTACCTGGAGAAGAAGGCCGAGCGGCTGGAGGTCCAGGGCAAGAAGGACCAGAAGCTGCAGAAGCGGCTCAAGGACGAGCTGGCCTGGGTCCGCTCGGGCGCCAAGGCCCGTCAGGCCAAGAACAAGGCCCGCCTCGGCCGGTACGAGGAGATGGTCGCCGAAGCCGAGAAGACCCGGAAGCTCGACTTCGAGGAGATCCAGATCCCGACCCCGCCGCGGCTGGGCAACGTCGTGGTCGAGGTCGAGCACCTGGACAAGGGCTTCGAGGGCCGCACGCTGATCAAGGACCTGTCCTTCACACTGCCGCGCAACGGCATCGTCGGCGTCATCGGCCCCAACGGCGTCGGCAAGACCACGCTGTTCAAGACCATCGTCGGGCTGGAACAGCCCGACAGCGGCACGGTCAAGGTCGGCGAGACGGTCAAGCTGTCCTACGTCGACCAGAGCCGCGCCGGCATCGACCCCAAGAAGACGGTCTGGGAGGTCGTCTCCGACAAGCTGGACTACATCGAGGTCGGCCAGAACGAGATCCCGTCACGGGCCTACGTGTCCGCGTTCGGGTTCAAGGGTCCGGATCAGCAGAAGCCCGCGGGCGTGCTGTCCGGCGGTGAGCGCAACCGGCTGAACCTGGCACTGACCCTCAAAGAGGGCGGCAACCTGATCCTGCTCGACGAGCCGACCAACGACCTCGACGTCGAGACGCTGTCGTCTCTGGAGAACGCGCTGGAGCAGTTCCCCGGCTGCGCCGTGGTGATCAGCCACGACCGGTGGTTCCTGGACCGCACCTGCACGCACATTCTGGCGTGGGAGGGCGACGACGACAACGAGGCCAAGTGGTTCTGGTTCGAGGGCAACTTCGGTGCCTACGAGGAGAACAAGATCCAACGCCTCGGTGCCGAAGCGGCACGCCCGCACCGGGTGACCCACAGGAGACTGACCCGCGACTGA